The following are encoded in a window of Candidatus Methylomirabilis limnetica genomic DNA:
- a CDS encoding nucleotidyltransferase family protein, which translates to MSNGQPFTAIVLAGDRVSDDPVARAAGVPCKALVPVGGVPMVLRVLGALAEAEEIGDRVLCGPAWHAVEANDELHNLSASGQVKWIEARETPSSSVYAVMQSLPQEHPVLLVTADHALLHARLVDYFCSEARMRDADVVVGLAAYDLVAATYPEMRRTVLKFRDGGICGCNLYAFLTVRGRSLVEFWGQVEGLRKKPIQLISKLGWVPALGFFFGWLSLRQALARLSRRLDISIEVVMLPFPEAALDVDTVSDWDLAQRIAGGK; encoded by the coding sequence ATGAGCAATGGTCAGCCATTTACCGCAATTGTGCTAGCCGGGGACCGTGTATCGGACGACCCTGTGGCTCGCGCAGCGGGTGTCCCGTGCAAAGCGCTCGTGCCTGTTGGCGGCGTTCCCATGGTCCTTCGCGTGCTGGGCGCCTTGGCCGAGGCAGAAGAGATCGGCGATCGGGTGTTATGCGGGCCTGCGTGGCACGCAGTGGAGGCCAACGATGAACTTCACAACCTGAGCGCGTCCGGGCAGGTGAAATGGATTGAGGCTCGTGAGACACCCAGTTCCAGCGTGTACGCCGTCATGCAGTCTCTCCCGCAGGAACACCCGGTTCTGTTGGTGACGGCGGACCACGCCCTCCTGCATGCCCGGCTGGTAGACTATTTCTGTTCGGAGGCTCGGATGAGGGACGCCGATGTCGTCGTCGGGCTGGCCGCATACGACCTAGTGGCGGCCACCTACCCGGAAATGCGGCGCACCGTACTCAAATTTCGGGACGGCGGGATCTGCGGATGCAACCTGTACGCGTTTCTGACCGTACGAGGCCGTTCCCTGGTGGAGTTCTGGGGTCAGGTTGAAGGACTACGCAAGAAACCGATCCAGCTTATCTCGAAACTGGGATGGGTTCCCGCCCTGGGGTTTTTCTTCGGATGGCTCTCTCTTCGTCAGGCTCTCGCCCGACTCTCGCGGCGCCTGGACATCTCGATCGAGGTCGTTATGCTCCCATTCCCTGAGGCGGCATTGGACGTGGACACAGTCAGCGATTGGGATCTGGCTCAGAGAATCGCTGGGGGCAAGTGA
- the pal gene encoding peptidoglycan-associated lipoprotein Pal: MGKPWRFRNISSTGLLLTVAFLLSGCPMRADLAGEEEVRSAASVHEPPAIGAPSAQQPAGKESPLKDIFFDFDKSTMRDDAKPNLNEDLQWLNANPTAQITIEGHCDERGTAEYNLGLGERRATAIRDYLVAAGIDARRIKTVSFGKERPFVLGQDEAAWAWNRRAHFVVGGR, translated from the coding sequence ATGGGGAAACCATGGAGGTTCAGGAACATATCGAGCACGGGGCTGTTGTTGACTGTCGCGTTTCTGCTCTCAGGCTGTCCGATGCGTGCGGATCTTGCCGGTGAGGAGGAGGTCAGGTCTGCTGCGTCGGTTCATGAGCCACCGGCAATAGGAGCGCCATCTGCGCAACAACCGGCAGGGAAGGAGTCACCGCTCAAGGATATCTTCTTCGATTTCGACAAATCGACCATGCGCGACGATGCAAAGCCAAATCTCAACGAGGATCTTCAGTGGCTTAACGCCAATCCGACGGCGCAGATCACGATCGAAGGCCACTGCGACGAACGCGGGACGGCAGAATATAATCTGGGCCTGGGCGAACGCCGGGCTACGGCTATCAGGGACTACCTGGTGGCGGCGGGAATCGATGCCAGGCGTATCAAGACCGTGAGTTTCGGGAAGGAACGCCCGTTCGTCCTGGGTCAGGATGAGGCGGCCTGGGCATGGAACCGAAGAGCGCACTTTGTGGTGGGCGGGCGGTAG
- a CDS encoding GNAT family N-acetyltransferase has product MRAALEPIRIEPINGSRDLRRFIRVPWSIYVDDPAWVPHLLLERQEQFSRRHPYFAHARCCFWLAYRGRKPVGRISAQIDALHEARYRDATGFFGLLEAEDEAETFHALLSTAEAWLRDQGMLRIRGPFNLSINQECGLLVEGYDTPPMVMMGHARPYYAGRLAAEGYHGVKDLLAYHIATHFTPPELMRIILSRAVGAVRIRPMRWSCLSEELKILREIYEDAWSANWGFIPFTEEEFRHLGHSLRLLVEDEYVQIAEVDGVPVAMIVAFPNVNEAISDLNGRLCPFGWLKLLWRLKVKHPKTARVALMGVRKRFQGTALGTALAFMLIDAVRGHGLRRGVQAVELSWVLEDNRPMRNMLAMIGGVPYKRYRIYEKALR; this is encoded by the coding sequence ATGCGAGCAGCGCTCGAACCTATAAGAATCGAACCGATAAACGGGTCGCGGGACCTTCGGCGGTTCATTCGCGTCCCCTGGTCGATCTACGTCGATGATCCCGCATGGGTCCCCCACCTGCTTCTCGAACGGCAGGAGCAGTTCTCCCGGCGTCACCCGTACTTCGCGCACGCACGTTGTTGTTTCTGGCTCGCCTACCGCGGGAGGAAGCCTGTCGGCCGGATCAGTGCCCAGATTGACGCGTTACACGAGGCACGGTATCGGGACGCCACCGGATTTTTCGGCCTGCTCGAAGCCGAGGACGAGGCAGAAACGTTTCACGCACTGTTGAGTACAGCGGAGGCCTGGCTGCGTGACCAAGGGATGTTGCGCATCCGCGGCCCATTCAACCTTTCGATCAACCAGGAGTGTGGGTTGCTCGTGGAGGGTTACGATACGCCTCCGATGGTCATGATGGGCCATGCCCGCCCGTACTATGCAGGTCGGCTCGCAGCCGAGGGATATCATGGCGTCAAGGACCTGCTGGCCTATCATATTGCCACACATTTCACGCCTCCAGAACTCATGCGGATCATTTTGAGTCGAGCCGTAGGCGCCGTACGGATCAGGCCGATGCGCTGGTCATGTCTGAGCGAAGAACTCAAAATTCTTCGAGAGATCTATGAGGATGCGTGGTCGGCCAACTGGGGCTTCATTCCCTTCACAGAGGAGGAGTTTCGACACCTCGGGCATAGCCTGCGACTGCTGGTTGAGGATGAGTACGTACAGATTGCGGAGGTGGATGGAGTACCGGTCGCGATGATCGTCGCCTTTCCGAATGTCAATGAGGCGATAAGCGATCTGAATGGACGTTTGTGTCCGTTTGGCTGGCTCAAGCTCTTGTGGCGGCTTAAGGTGAAGCATCCGAAAACGGCTCGTGTCGCCCTGATGGGCGTGCGCAAACGTTTTCAGGGAACCGCGTTGGGGACCGCACTTGCGTTTATGCTCATTGATGCCGTGCGGGGCCATGGCCTTAGGCGTGGAGTCCAGGCGGTTGAGCTATCCTGGGTGTTGGAGGATAACAGACCGATGCGGAATATGCTTGCCATGATAGGAGGGGTGCCCTACAAACGCTACCGTATCTATGAAAAGGCGTTGAGATGA
- a CDS encoding sodium:proton antiporter: MQGFAAAAEEGGTPLGHQLGLVWVAPFALLLLSIAVLPLLIPRWWESNLNKGLVSATFALPVLFYIFRLDSSRLIETGIEYTAFIVLLAALFIISGGIHLRGSLPGTPFTNTVVLAMGAILANFIGTTGASMLLIRPILRTNERRRHRAHIVVFFIFIVSNIGGLLTPLGDPPLFLGFLRGVPFEWTLKLLPHWLLMITALLIIFYVWDRRWFEAERATHQGAVREDLGVQEKLSVEGKVNFLLLLGVLMVAFVVGRFGVQIGLQSEYARRGGQVVGMGILAGLSMLMTRRETRDVNGFAFYPIVEVAVIFAGIFATMIPALAILEARGGDLGLTHPWQFFWVTGSLSGFLDNAPTYLTFASMASGLMGTEAARLDQLLRATTGGLHGEALLTAISVGAVSMGANTYIGNGPNFMVRAIAEEAGIKMPSFFGYMKYTIGILLPLFLLVTLVFFRP, encoded by the coding sequence ATGCAGGGTTTCGCCGCGGCTGCGGAGGAGGGTGGGACGCCATTGGGTCATCAGCTTGGGCTGGTCTGGGTGGCCCCATTCGCCCTGTTGCTCCTGTCCATTGCGGTACTGCCGCTGCTTATTCCACGCTGGTGGGAATCCAACCTCAACAAGGGGCTCGTCAGCGCCACCTTCGCACTTCCCGTATTGTTCTACATCTTCAGGTTGGATAGTTCTCGCCTCATCGAGACGGGGATTGAGTATACGGCGTTTATCGTCCTACTCGCGGCCCTGTTTATCATCTCTGGCGGAATTCACCTGCGAGGTTCATTGCCTGGGACCCCTTTCACCAACACCGTCGTCCTGGCGATGGGGGCTATCCTAGCGAACTTCATCGGAACCACAGGGGCCTCAATGCTTCTGATTCGTCCGATCCTTCGCACCAACGAGCGGCGTCGGCATCGGGCGCACATCGTGGTCTTCTTCATTTTCATCGTCTCGAATATCGGCGGGCTACTCACCCCACTCGGCGATCCGCCGCTCTTTCTCGGTTTTCTTAGAGGGGTGCCGTTCGAGTGGACGTTGAAACTGCTGCCTCACTGGCTCCTGATGATCACGGCGCTGCTCATCATCTTCTACGTATGGGACCGACGTTGGTTTGAGGCCGAGCGAGCGACACACCAAGGGGCCGTAAGGGAGGATCTCGGGGTTCAGGAAAAGCTGAGCGTGGAAGGCAAGGTCAATTTCCTGCTATTACTGGGCGTACTCATGGTGGCCTTTGTTGTTGGGCGGTTCGGTGTCCAGATCGGTCTTCAGTCCGAGTATGCGCGACGGGGAGGGCAGGTGGTGGGGATGGGCATCCTCGCAGGCTTGTCCATGCTGATGACACGCCGGGAAACGCGCGATGTCAACGGCTTCGCCTTTTACCCCATTGTGGAGGTGGCAGTGATCTTTGCAGGGATCTTCGCGACGATGATCCCTGCTCTGGCCATCCTGGAGGCTCGGGGAGGCGATCTCGGCCTCACGCACCCGTGGCAGTTCTTTTGGGTGACGGGGAGCCTCTCGGGCTTCCTCGACAACGCGCCGACCTATCTGACCTTCGCCTCGATGGCCAGTGGCCTGATGGGGACGGAAGCCGCACGTCTGGACCAGCTTTTGCGGGCCACAACTGGGGGCCTACATGGGGAGGCGCTCCTGACAGCGATCTCTGTTGGCGCCGTCTCCATGGGAGCGAATACCTATATTGGCAATGGCCCCAACTTCATGGTCAGGGCGATCGCGGAAGAGGCCGGGATCAAGATGCCGTCTTTCTTCGGGTACATGAAGTATACCATCGGCATCCTCCTTCCCCTGTTTCTCCTGGTCACCCTCGTCTTCTTCCGCCCATAG
- a CDS encoding NTP transferase domain-containing protein, with protein sequence MRCVILSAGQGRRLLPLTAEVPKCALQIGGRSLVEWQIAQLMRCGVDQVTVIVGFEAEKVEQLVRGHGRSNQITTLYNPFFAVSDNLASCWLARNLMTEDFILLNGDTLFETAVLERLLDAPSRPVTLVTDRKPAYDADDMKVTVNEGKVLRVGKILSQEQSHGESIGMLLFRGSGPGLFSDAIDRAMRGPDALRHWYLSVIDEMAQAGLVWTCPIQGLKWAEVDCVADLEDAHHLATSWSDNSEHSASFTITCPQRFSEPDPNR encoded by the coding sequence ATGAGGTGCGTCATCTTAAGCGCGGGACAAGGACGACGCCTGCTCCCGTTGACAGCCGAGGTCCCCAAATGTGCCCTACAGATCGGTGGCCGGTCCCTCGTGGAGTGGCAGATCGCTCAGTTGATGAGGTGCGGCGTCGATCAGGTGACCGTGATCGTGGGTTTCGAGGCTGAGAAGGTGGAGCAGCTCGTACGGGGCCATGGCAGGTCGAACCAGATCACCACGCTGTACAATCCCTTTTTTGCCGTGAGCGATAATCTGGCTAGTTGTTGGTTGGCCCGTAACCTGATGACTGAGGACTTTATTTTGTTGAACGGGGATACGCTGTTTGAGACGGCCGTTCTGGAGCGTCTTCTGGATGCGCCGTCCCGGCCGGTCACGCTCGTCACGGACCGCAAGCCGGCCTATGACGCCGACGATATGAAGGTAACGGTCAACGAAGGCAAGGTGCTCAGGGTGGGGAAGATCCTGAGTCAGGAGCAGTCCCATGGAGAGTCGATCGGAATGCTGCTGTTTCGTGGAAGCGGGCCTGGCCTATTTTCTGATGCCATCGACCGCGCGATGCGGGGACCGGATGCCCTGAGGCACTGGTATCTCTCGGTCATCGATGAAATGGCACAGGCAGGCCTGGTCTGGACCTGTCCCATCCAGGGCCTGAAGTGGGCTGAGGTGGATTGTGTTGCTGACCTGGAGGATGCCCACCATCTTGCCACGTCATGGTCAGACAACTCGGAGCATTCGGCCTCGTTTACGATCACTTGCCCCCAGCGATTCTCTGAGCCAGATCCCAATCGCTGA
- the lptF gene encoding LPS export ABC transporter permease LptF — translation MSILDRYLTREIAKPLFIFCGGLLLLFANFTAIRYLNQVADGVMPAQSVLPLVLVRATVALEILLPIALHLSIVVTLGRLYTDSEITALFGSGVSPTRIIRIVFAGSLVVAGIVACLSIYARPWANQTRYRLEHQAVTDIDLNDMKPGHFYENSSGTVLFFQHRDQSSGRMQKVFIQSRSGDLVRLIRAEEGYYPGPVETSAGQTLVCSGAQIYEISRDQGRVRHAASDGLVLEWEKSHAPSEEFKRKAAPTWQLARSDSPKDIAEFQWRLSTPVAAFLMGLLGFPLGRAKARQGKYAKLFVSVLCYVIFYNLNMMARTWVAQGAVSAVPGIWWVHLLLGVLVAGLLWRGITHP, via the coding sequence ATGTCGATACTCGATCGATATCTTACCCGGGAAATCGCCAAGCCGCTCTTCATCTTTTGCGGAGGGCTGTTACTGCTGTTTGCCAATTTTACGGCCATCCGTTATCTGAATCAGGTAGCTGACGGCGTCATGCCCGCCCAAAGCGTCCTGCCGCTGGTCCTGGTCAGGGCTACGGTCGCGCTGGAGATCCTGCTGCCGATCGCGCTGCACCTGTCGATTGTCGTGACCCTGGGACGTCTCTACACCGATTCCGAAATAACCGCCCTCTTTGGTTCCGGTGTCAGTCCGACACGGATAATACGCATCGTGTTCGCGGGTTCTCTCGTCGTAGCGGGGATCGTGGCATGTCTGTCCATCTATGCGCGACCATGGGCCAACCAAACCCGCTATCGCCTGGAACACCAAGCGGTTACCGATATCGATCTGAACGATATGAAGCCGGGCCACTTCTACGAAAACTCCTCCGGCACTGTCTTGTTCTTTCAACATCGCGACCAGAGCAGTGGCCGAATGCAGAAGGTCTTTATCCAGTCTCGGTCGGGGGATCTGGTTCGACTTATCCGGGCGGAGGAGGGTTATTACCCTGGGCCGGTGGAGACGAGTGCGGGCCAGACCCTGGTCTGTTCTGGAGCACAAATCTATGAGATCTCTCGAGATCAGGGCAGGGTGAGACATGCCGCATCTGACGGGCTGGTTCTCGAGTGGGAGAAATCGCATGCCCCCTCGGAGGAATTCAAGCGAAAAGCCGCCCCAACCTGGCAGTTAGCCCGCTCAGATTCGCCCAAGGATATCGCGGAGTTTCAATGGCGACTGTCAACCCCGGTGGCCGCCTTTCTGATGGGATTGCTGGGCTTTCCTCTCGGTCGTGCCAAGGCACGCCAGGGCAAGTATGCCAAGCTGTTCGTGTCGGTGCTGTGTTATGTCATCTTCTATAATCTGAACATGATGGCGAGGACATGGGTTGCGCAGGGGGCTGTGAGCGCTGTTCCGGGTATCTGGTGGGTCCACCTTCTCTTGGGGGTCCTGGTTGCAGGCCTGTTGTGGAGAGGGATAACGCATCCATGA
- a CDS encoding metallophosphoesterase family protein, protein MNGIFRVAHLSDLHLTSLVDVKIRDLLNKRALGYLSWRFRRRHEHAPEILAALLHDLSEQALDHIVITGDLTQIGLPGEFQQARQWLETLGSPTDVTVVPGNHDAYVRTPWTDTFALWAPYMASDLGLQTGEQQAPDRTLFPSVRVRGHAALIGVTSAHPSAPFFATGSLGAAQMDRLGDILDLTRRQGLFRILLIHHPPIESMVAWRKRLTDGAALGAILARHGVEMILHGHTHHSSVAYLPDVRGTIPIIGVPSASARGAKPEHRSGYHVYEVRPSSNGWEVRTSSRGYSPGNHCFFAGDQRVIMVAGSATGSPYTTVHPHSHPTQHGQRA, encoded by the coding sequence ATGAACGGGATCTTCAGGGTCGCCCACCTCTCTGATCTGCATCTCACTTCACTGGTTGACGTCAAGATCCGCGATCTCCTGAACAAACGCGCGCTCGGTTATCTGTCCTGGCGGTTCCGGCGTCGTCATGAGCACGCACCTGAGATCTTAGCTGCTCTGCTTCACGATCTGAGTGAGCAGGCGCTGGACCACATCGTGATTACGGGTGATCTGACCCAGATTGGCCTCCCCGGTGAATTCCAACAAGCTCGACAATGGCTGGAGACCCTTGGTTCACCGACTGACGTGACCGTTGTCCCGGGTAACCACGATGCATACGTCCGCACTCCGTGGACGGACACCTTCGCTCTGTGGGCACCCTATATGGCCTCCGATCTGGGATTGCAGACTGGAGAACAGCAGGCGCCAGACCGTACACTCTTTCCAAGTGTACGTGTGCGCGGGCATGCCGCTCTGATTGGAGTGACCTCCGCACACCCGTCCGCTCCTTTTTTCGCCACAGGAAGCCTGGGGGCTGCACAGATGGACAGACTCGGCGACATCCTCGATCTCACCCGCCGACAGGGCCTGTTCAGAATCCTCCTCATCCATCATCCCCCTATAGAGTCCATGGTCGCGTGGCGAAAACGACTCACCGACGGGGCCGCCTTGGGGGCCATTCTCGCTCGGCACGGCGTGGAGATGATTTTGCACGGACATACTCATCATTCTTCCGTGGCGTACCTTCCCGATGTGCGAGGCACTATTCCCATTATAGGAGTCCCTTCTGCCTCTGCGCGCGGTGCAAAGCCGGAGCATCGTTCGGGGTATCATGTCTACGAGGTGCGTCCGTCGTCTAACGGATGGGAGGTCCGAACGTCGTCGCGCGGCTACTCCCCGGGGAACCACTGTTTTTTTGCAGGGGATCAGCGAGTGATAATGGTGGCGGGTTCGGCGACGGGTTCACCGTACACGACGGTACACCCACACAGTCACCCCACCCAGCACGGCCAGCGGGCTTAA
- the lptG gene encoding LPS export ABC transporter permease LptG, giving the protein MSTIDRHIWLRVIRSYALVMAVLLSVFSLMAFVTELDSIGRGTYALSDAVLNVLLTMPSRMIELAPATALLGSIIGLGELASSHELIAMQVLGTSPLRIGWSVTVTGILLMLVVVGVQEWVAPSTDQLAYTRRIQAISNPEALHTKQGFWSRDGQQFIRVHQVLPGRILSDVEIYDFDDHDRLRLVTWAQRADPKDSQGWVLLNVVQQITEAERVVTKRLASLPWAGALTPAQVELLVLPVEILSRSTLGQHIAFLKKTGQDAERLEIRLWQQITMPLSTLMMVLVAIPFVLGPLRTATAGKRILHGSLVGAAFHLSSLSVAHLGAILHLNAALTVLSPLAVLGGVTVWVYRRVR; this is encoded by the coding sequence ATGAGTACAATCGATCGCCATATTTGGCTCAGGGTGATCAGGAGCTATGCCCTTGTGATGGCCGTCCTGTTGTCTGTATTCAGCCTGATGGCATTCGTTACCGAGTTGGACTCGATAGGGCGCGGCACCTACGCGCTGTCCGACGCGGTCCTGAACGTCCTATTGACGATGCCGAGCCGGATGATCGAACTGGCGCCGGCGACTGCCCTCCTGGGGAGCATCATCGGCCTTGGCGAATTAGCGAGTAGTCATGAACTCATCGCGATGCAGGTCTTGGGCACCTCGCCACTGCGTATCGGATGGTCGGTGACCGTGACCGGCATCCTCCTCATGCTCGTAGTGGTAGGGGTGCAGGAGTGGGTGGCTCCGTCCACGGATCAGCTCGCCTACACGCGTCGCATCCAAGCGATCTCGAATCCGGAAGCTCTGCACACCAAGCAGGGATTCTGGTCGCGCGATGGGCAGCAATTTATCCGGGTACATCAGGTGCTGCCCGGTCGCATTCTCTCCGATGTCGAGATCTACGATTTCGACGACCACGACCGGTTACGCCTGGTAACGTGGGCACAGCGAGCCGATCCCAAGGATTCGCAAGGGTGGGTACTTCTGAATGTGGTGCAACAAATAACCGAGGCGGAACGGGTCGTGACGAAACGCCTTGCCAGTCTTCCATGGGCTGGAGCACTGACACCAGCGCAGGTGGAGTTGCTCGTCCTGCCAGTAGAGATTCTGTCCCGTTCGACCCTCGGCCAGCATATAGCATTCTTGAAAAAAACCGGCCAGGACGCAGAACGCTTAGAGATCAGGTTATGGCAGCAGATCACGATGCCCCTATCGACCCTGATGATGGTACTCGTTGCTATCCCCTTTGTGCTCGGTCCCCTTCGGACGGCGACGGCGGGCAAGCGAATCCTTCACGGATCGCTGGTCGGGGCTGCCTTTCACCTGAGCAGCCTTTCTGTAGCCCATCTTGGAGCCATCTTGCATCTGAACGCGGCGCTGACCGTGTTAAGCCCGCTGGCCGTGCTGGGTGGGGTGACTGTGTGGGTGTACCGTCGTGTACGGTGA
- a CDS encoding ABC transporter ATP-binding protein, with protein sequence MIRLQQIAKVYSLGKVEVRALDGVTLTIGQGEFIALVGASGCGKSTLLNLMAGIDRPTSGEVWFEGERLDSLSDDRLTRLRRTKVGIVYQCFNLLPTLTARENVALPLLLDGMQRGEIEGRVEGGLQRVGLTHRAEHWPHELSGGEQQRVAIARAIVAEPRVVLADEPTGNLDSVAGGAVLDLLKELNRDHGQTIVMATHSQEAVRRADRIVYLRDGKIEGIAEP encoded by the coding sequence ATGATCAGGCTGCAGCAGATTGCAAAGGTCTATTCGCTAGGCAAGGTTGAGGTCCGGGCCCTGGATGGGGTTACGCTGACCATTGGGCAGGGGGAGTTCATCGCGTTGGTTGGAGCGAGCGGCTGCGGCAAAAGTACCCTCCTCAATCTAATGGCCGGGATCGACCGTCCGACCTCTGGCGAGGTGTGGTTCGAGGGAGAGCGCCTCGATTCCCTTTCTGACGACCGCCTCACGCGGCTTCGTCGGACAAAAGTCGGGATCGTCTACCAGTGCTTCAATCTGCTCCCGACACTCACCGCACGAGAGAACGTCGCCCTGCCCCTCCTATTAGACGGGATGCAGCGCGGCGAAATCGAAGGGCGCGTCGAGGGGGGGCTACAGCGTGTGGGGTTGACGCACCGCGCGGAGCACTGGCCTCATGAGCTATCCGGTGGCGAGCAGCAACGGGTAGCGATAGCCAGGGCGATTGTGGCCGAGCCGCGGGTTGTCCTGGCCGACGAGCCAACGGGGAACCTGGATTCGGTGGCGGGTGGAGCGGTCCTGGATCTGCTCAAGGAGTTGAATCGGGATCACGGCCAGACGATTGTCATGGCTACCCATAGCCAAGAGGCGGTGAGAAGAGCCGATCGAATCGTCTACCTCCGCGATGGGAAAATAGAGGGGATCGCGGAGCCCTAA